Genomic window (Candidatus Thermoplasmatota archaeon):
CCGCGGCGACCCTTCCTGGAGGCCCAATATCTCACGGCGCAGCTTCTCTGCATCTTCGCGGATGGCCTTTGCAAGAGCTCGTAGCTGCGTCCGGCGCCGGTTGTCCAGAGCTTCAACGCTCGGCTGCGCCATAGGCTCACGCCCCGATTCCAGCCTCTAGAAACGGCAGGGGACGGCCGCGGAGGACACCGGCCGCCCCCTGCCTTTCGCTTTCCCTGCAGAGGTTGGCGGTTGCCACCGCTGCAAGGTATCGCTCATGCCGCCCTTCGTCGACCACTTCCGCGCGCCGGCCTGGACCGATGCGGAGTATGCGACGATAGCGGAGAAAATCGGAGGCGATGAACGCCCGCACGGGGACGCGGACGCCGTGTATCACCACGGCCATGCCCGCGCCATCGGGAGGCCGGCTTCTCACGACGATGCCAGCGCCCGTCATGCCCGACCTCCTAGGCGCAGCTCGGTCCATCGCGCGGTCATGCACGCGAGAAGATCAGCCGACGTAGGGTGGACGTGGCCGGCGGGATTGCAAAAAGTGTCACGGAACCATTGAACTGAGTCGGGGGGCGCTGTCATGTGCCAACAAACGAGAAGCAATAAGTGATGGTTGATCCGGCGGTAGGAATTACTAAAAGCTTTCCCGGCGCCGGTGCTGGCGCGAAGCGGCCTCGATCGCTAGGATTGCCTCATCCGCCGCGTGCAGCTTGCACCTCAGCAGGCGGGACCCAAAGCCACGGCTGGGGCCTTCGCCCGCGATCCGTTGCCGGCGAGCGCGCATCCAGACACTCGCGGCCGAGAACGCGCGATCCTGCACTTGAGCGTCCTCTAGCGGATCCGTGAAGGCTGAGGCGATCGCTGAATCGAATGGATCATCAACGCGGATGATGACCTCGGCGTCCCGGCCTATGCCACGTCTTTGGAGCCTACCGTCGGCCTCCATGTGACGGATGATGCGGTACGCTTGGCGCTCGGAAATGTCGCCCAACATGCACAGATCGCCCGCGACGCTCGCCTGGCGAGCTCGCAACCACTTCGGAACCCCGGCGGCCGCTGAAGTTGAACCGCGCGGTCCGTGGGTCATGTCGTCTAAGGTGGCCAGGGCCGCCAGGTAGCGCGCATAGTAGGCGCAAAGCCTAGCGACGTGAACCTGCGTCGCTGTCAATCGAAGCGTCGACCCGACCGACAGCAAGTAAAGATTTCGAAATGAAGCGGGACGGAAGGGACGATTGACAGCGACCCGAAAGCGTTCCGTCCCGCGTTCTGATTAGGCCAAGGCCTTCATATATCGATTCTGCCAGATGCCGCGCTGGTCGCCATGAGCCGGCGCACCTCCGCCGCGACCACGGCTTGTAAGTCCAGGATCCTGCGTTCCTCGGCCTCCCTTTCTCCCTCGGCCGTAAGCGGCCTCGCGCATCGCTCGCAGAACAGCGCGCCGGCGCGGTTCAGGAGCTCGCAGCGCCGGCACGTGGGCCCGGCCAGCGGCGATTCGGGCGCCTTCGTGCCGTCCAAGCCCCTTTGGCGTCTTTCCCATTCTTCCACATCTTGCGCGGCCAGGCGCGCGTAGTAGAGCGCGTGAACGGAAACCTCCGACCATCCGAACTTGCGGTTCATCGCGGCCGGCGGCATGCCGCGCTTGGCATCGTGGGTTGCCGCTCCGAAGCGCAAAAGGTGGGGGTAAACGTGCTTGCGAAGCTTTGCGCGGCGGCCGGTGCGCGTCACGACGTCGTAGACGCTGCGCGGTTGGAGGCGGTCTTCGGCATCCCAGCCGCAGAAGAGCGGCGCCTTGAACCAGCGGCCGCGCGTTTTCTCGTCCTCAGACCACGGTCGGGCCGGGTGCTCTTGGAGCCACGCTTGCACGTGCTTGATGCAGTCGTAGAGCGGCACCCAGCGTCGGCCGGTCTTGAGCCCGTCGGCCTCGGGGAGCGTTGCGCGAAAACCTCCCTCCATTGGCGAGAGATCGCCGACGCGAAGCGCGCACACTTCCGACTCGCGGAAACCCGACTCGATGAGCACGGCAAGAAGCGCGCGGTCTCTCGAGGTTCGCGCGGCGTTGAGCAGGCGTTCTACCTCCTCCTTCGTCAGGATATCCGTGCTTTGGGCGCGCGGCCGGCGGGTCCGCCTGACCTTGAGCCATTCGACCGCTTCGGGCTTGCCAAGCCAGCGATAGAAGTTCTTGATGACGCGGGATCGCTCGGCCAGGGTATTCTGCCCGATGCGCGTGGGCCTTGCGCCGAACCTGTACGGGCGGACGTAGGACCGCTGCGAGAGCACGGCGGCCATGTCCTCCCGGCTGGCGCCATCCAGGGGCCGATTCTCCAGGGCCAAA
Coding sequences:
- a CDS encoding tyrosine-type recombinase/integrase, giving the protein MSERLVNGTNPKTVLTQLRALSDLALALENRPLDGASREDMAAVLSQRSYVRPYRFGARPTRIGQNTLAERSRVIKNFYRWLGKPEAVEWLKVRRTRRPRAQSTDILTKEEVERLLNAARTSRDRALLAVLIESGFRESEVCALRVGDLSPMEGGFRATLPEADGLKTGRRWVPLYDCIKHVQAWLQEHPARPWSEDEKTRGRWFKAPLFCGWDAEDRLQPRSVYDVVTRTGRRAKLRKHVYPHLLRFGAATHDAKRGMPPAAMNRKFGWSEVSVHALYYARLAAQDVEEWERRQRGLDGTKAPESPLAGPTCRRCELLNRAGALFCERCARPLTAEGEREAEERRILDLQAVVAAEVRRLMATSAASGRIDI